One stretch of Malus domestica chromosome 14, GDT2T_hap1 DNA includes these proteins:
- the LOC103454070 gene encoding protein S40-7, which translates to MDSTSFCNQQSPSSDRLLGLFSFSPPSSAAAGEELNEAEVFWTNDFTEPTADTPNPRLNLTRRVNSGILAVLPEPGQSAQVLYRKPTISSSSKPIPSIPRLSPSQLQSQSVPNSRKIQSSAPMMVPVLSRAVEKHSRNDDLADVVDDDDGGDDEMLPPHELVARGSGVSDRTTFSVLEGVGRTLKGRDLRQVRNAIWRKTGFLD; encoded by the coding sequence ATGGATTCCACCAGCTTCTGCAACCAGCAATCGCCGTCGTCGGATCGGCTGCTCGGCCTCTTCTCCTTCTCTCCGCCCTCATCCGCCGCTGCCGGCGAGGAGCTCAACGAGGCCGAGGTCTTCTGGACCAACGACTTCACCGAGCCCACCGCCGACACCCCAAACCCCCGACTCAATCTTACTCGTCGCGTCAACTCCGGAATACTCGCGGTCCTCCCGGAACCGGGTCAATCGGCACAAGTCTTGTACCGGAAGCCGACAATTTCGTCATCGTCGAAGCCCATCCCTTCAATTCCGAGACTTTCGCCGTCCCAATTACAGTCCCAGTCGGTGCCTAATTCGAGGAAGATCCAGAGCTCGGCCCCGATGATGGTGCCGGTCCTGTCCCGGGCGGTGGAGAAGCACAGCAGAAACGATGATCTGGCGGATGTGGTGGACGACGACGACGGGGGAGACGACGAGATGCTGCCGCCGCACGAGCTCGTGGCGAGGGGGTCGGGGGTTTCGGATAGGACGACGTTCTCGGTGCTGGAAGGCGTGGGGAGGACGCTGAAAGGTAGGGATTTGCGTCAGGTTAGGAATGCGATTTGGCGCAAGACTGGGTTTCTTGATTGA